One Photobacterium sp. TY1-4 genomic window carries:
- a CDS encoding LysR substrate-binding domain-containing protein, which translates to MSNATEAHKRMPPLQGLYYFHQAAQLGSFKAAADHLFVTAAAISQQIRLLEEWLETPLFYRQHRKIVLTPEGQMLFEHTQQGFTAIQNGLWLLNHDPEPQRLSLSTLPSFSQHWLVPRMNTFRDEHPDLSVLVESKTQLQTFAQSSIDLCIRYGEGRYSDLTSQWLMDDLLYPVCHPLYQEQHQIHSIEDLQRVHLIGDIWPDMNWQRWLSLVGAKGGTTALAYDGANYVLEGALSVQGVALARHTLAQRYLAEGKLVRIDRVAVKPTFRYYLCAPQGYFRRKKVIAFCDWIRRQAEAFQQTLPADLTIIEATSR; encoded by the coding sequence ATGTCAAACGCTACGGAAGCACACAAACGCATGCCGCCGCTGCAAGGACTGTATTATTTTCATCAGGCAGCCCAGCTCGGCAGCTTCAAGGCCGCAGCCGATCACCTGTTTGTCACCGCAGCGGCGATCAGCCAGCAAATCCGGCTCCTGGAAGAGTGGCTGGAAACCCCTTTGTTCTACCGCCAGCATCGCAAAATCGTCCTGACGCCTGAGGGCCAGATGCTGTTTGAGCACACCCAGCAGGGCTTCACGGCCATTCAGAACGGGCTGTGGTTGCTCAATCATGATCCGGAGCCGCAGCGGTTGTCCTTATCCACCCTGCCCTCGTTCTCCCAGCACTGGCTGGTGCCCCGGATGAACACCTTTCGCGACGAGCACCCGGATCTCTCCGTGTTGGTCGAATCGAAAACCCAGCTGCAAACCTTTGCCCAGTCTTCCATCGATCTCTGCATTCGCTACGGGGAAGGCCGCTACAGCGACCTGACCAGTCAGTGGCTGATGGATGATTTGCTCTATCCGGTGTGTCATCCGCTTTATCAGGAACAGCATCAGATCCACTCCATCGAAGATCTGCAACGGGTTCATCTGATCGGCGATATCTGGCCGGACATGAACTGGCAGCGCTGGCTGTCGCTGGTTGGGGCCAAAGGCGGCACAACGGCGCTGGCCTACGACGGGGCCAACTATGTCCTGGAAGGGGCGTTGTCGGTGCAAGGGGTCGCCTTAGCCCGCCATACCCTGGCCCAGCGCTACCTGGCAGAAGGTAAGCTGGTTCGCATTGATCGCGTCGCCGTCAAACCTACGTTCCGCTACTACCTGTGCGCGCCGCAAGGGTACTTCCGGCGCAAAAAAGTGATCGCCTTTTGCGATTGGATCCGCCGCCAGGCCGAAGCCTTCCAGCAAACCTTACCGGCGGATCTGACGATCATTGAGGCGACGTCACGGTAA